Genomic window (Acidobacteriota bacterium):
CTGTTCCATAGAGATTTTCCGGCGGCCGAACTCCCCTGCTCTTCATAGACTACCAGAAATCCCCGCTCTTTTTAGCCCCTCCCCCGAGAACCTTGTAGAGGGTGACCCGGTTGCTCCAGCGGGCCAGCCGGAGCGACACGAGCTGCTGCCGGGCGGCGTAGAGCTCGCGCTGGGCGACGAGGACGCCGAGGTACCCGTCGATCCCGCTTTCGTACCGGGCTTCGGACAGGCGGTGGGTTTCCTCGAGGGTGCGCACCAGCGACTCGAGCGCCTGCTGCTGGGCCAGGAGCGAACCCCTGCGGCTCAGGGCGTCGCTCACCTCGCGGAACGCCGTCTGGATCGCCCGCTCGTATTCGGCGACGGCGATGTCCCGGTCGAAGCCGGCGGCGTCGTATTGCGCCCGGCGGGATCCGGAATCGAAGATCGGCAGCGACACCTGCGGCATGAAATTCCAGGTGCCGGCCCCGGGCTTGAAGAGCTCGCCCAGGTCCCCGCTGGTGATCCCCCCGGCGGCGGTGAGGGCGATGCGGGGGAAGAAGGCGGCGCGCGCCGCCCCGATGTTGGCCTGGGCCCCCTTCAGCCGGTGCTCGGCCATGAGGATGTCGGGGCGCCGGAGCAGTATCTCGGACGGCATCCCGGCGGAGATCTCCCCCAGGCGTGCGGCCGCTTCAAGGCTCGAGGGGAGGAGGTCCTCCGGCACCGGGGCGCCCACGACGAGGTCGAGGGCGTTTCTGTCGAGGTCCTCCTGGCCGGCGAAGCGGGCGATCTCCACCCGCGCGGCCTCGACCTGGCTCTCGGCCTGCCGGACTTCCAGGTCGTTGCCGATTCCGAGGTCGCGCGTCCGCCCGATCAGCTCGAGCGCTTCCTGCTGCGTCCGGAGGGTGGAGCGGGCGATCTCCAGGTTTTCCCGGTCCGCGGCCAGGGAAAGGTAGCCGTAGGCGACCGCCGCGACGAGCGAGACCTGGGTCGCGGCGCGCGCCTGCTCGCTCGCCAGGAACTGCTCCAGCGCCCGGCTCTCGAGGCTGCGGATGCGCCCGAAGAAGTCGAGTTCCCACGAGCTGGTTCCCAGCCCGACCGTGTATACGGTGACGGTCTGCGCCCCCCCGTCACCCGCAAGGTTTTCGGGGACCCGGTAGGCGTCGAGACTGGCGCTGGCGGCGACGGTGGGACGGCGTTCGGCCCCCTGGATCCGGTACAGCGCCCGGAACTTCTCGATGTTGAGGGCCGCCGCGCGCAGGTCGCGGTTGTTCTCGAGCGCCGTCTGGATCAGCGCGCGCAGGTTCGGGTCCCCGAAGAACCGTTCCCAGTCGAGGTCCGCGGGGACGGGGGCCTCCGCGGCGTCCGGCCGGGCGGCGTCCGCCGAAGGCCATTCCGAGGGGACCGGCGGCTGCGGGCGGGCGTATTTCCCGGGGCGGGGGCAGCCCATGACGAAAAGTGACATTCCGACAAGCAGCAGGGAGATGCATCTACGCTTCATGGGGCGCCCCTTTTTTGCGGCCGAACAGCCGGCTCACGATTACGAAGAACAGGGGGATGAAGAAGATGGCCAGGAAGGTGGCCGTGATCATCCCGCCCAGCACGCTGGTGCCGATCGCCTTCTGGGCGCCGGCGCCGGCCCCGGAGGCGATGGCCAGCGGCAGCACGCCGAACCCGAAGGCCAGCGACGTCATCACGATGGGGCGCAGGCGCAGCCTGGCCCCCTCCAGGGTGGCTTCGATCAGCCCCATCCCGCCTTCGACCCGGAGTTTCGCGAACTGCACGATCAGGATGGCGTTCTTGGTCGTCAGCCCCAGCACCGTCAGAAGCCCGATCTGGAAATAGACGTCGTTGGGCAGGCCGCGCCAGGTGGAGGCCAACACCCCGCCGATCACGCCGAGCGGAAGCGCCAGGAGGATGGTCACGGGGATGGACCAGCTTTCATAGAGCGCGGCCAGCACGAGGAAGATGGCGAGAATGGAGAAGGCGTAGAGCATCCCGGTCTGCTGCGAGGACATCCGCTCCTGGTAGGAAAGGCCGGTCCATTCGTGGCCGAATCCCTGCGGGAGCCGTGACGCCAGCTCCTCCATGACGTTCATCGCCTCGCCCGAACTCCGGCCGGGGGCGGGCTCCCCCTGGAAATTCAGGGACGGGAAGCCGTTGAACCGCTCGAGCTGCGGCGAATCGTAATACCAGTGGCTCGAGGCCAGGGCGGAGACCGGGACCATGCCGCCGGTCCGGTTGCGCACGTAGAAGTGGTTGAGGTGCTCCGGGAGCATCCGGAAGGGGGCGTCGGCCTGCACGTAGACGCGCTTGACGCGCCCCCCCTGGATGAAATCGTTCACGTAGGCGCTCCCGAACGCGGCCGAGATGGCGTTCTGGACCTCGCTTACGGAGACCCCCAGCGCCCCCGCCTTGTCCCAGTCGATGTCGATCTTGTGCTGCGCCGTGTCCTCCATCCCGTTCGGGCGCACCGAGACCAGGCGCGGGTCCT
Coding sequences:
- a CDS encoding efflux transporter outer membrane subunit, which codes for MKRRCISLLLVGMSLFVMGCPRPGKYARPQPPVPSEWPSADAARPDAAEAPVPADLDWERFFGDPNLRALIQTALENNRDLRAAALNIEKFRALYRIQGAERRPTVAASASLDAYRVPENLAGDGGAQTVTVYTVGLGTSSWELDFFGRIRSLESRALEQFLASEQARAATQVSLVAAVAYGYLSLAADRENLEIARSTLRTQQEALELIGRTRDLGIGNDLEVRQAESQVEAARVEIARFAGQEDLDRNALDLVVGAPVPEDLLPSSLEAAARLGEISAGMPSEILLRRPDILMAEHRLKGAQANIGAARAAFFPRIALTAAGGITSGDLGELFKPGAGTWNFMPQVSLPIFDSGSRRAQYDAAGFDRDIAVAEYERAIQTAFREVSDALSRRGSLLAQQQALESLVRTLEETHRLSEARYESGIDGYLGVLVAQRELYAARQQLVSLRLARWSNRVTLYKVLGGGAKKSGDFW
- a CDS encoding multidrug efflux RND transporter permease subunit, with amino-acid sequence PVLCANLLKPVARGHEAAETGFRLFRPFFLWFDRLFSRIRERYGSAVAHILDFRLPYFGAFVLIVALMGFFFMRMPTGYLPDEDQGVLLTLVQLPPGSTQEQTIEVLEKIRNHFLDNEKETVEECLTIAGMSSAGRGQDQGMVYIKLKDWDLRDSPELKADAIVGRAIPVFASIRNARIYPVIPPAVIELGMAKGFDFMLQDRGGLGHEKLMEARLQLTGMAMQDPRLVSVRPNGMEDTAQHKIDIDWDKAGALGVSVSEVQNAISAAFGSAYVNDFIQGGRVKRVYVQADAPFRMLPEHLNHFYVRNRTGGMVPVSALASSHWYYDSPQLERFNGFPSLNFQGEPAPGRSSGEAMNVMEELASRLPQGFGHEWTGLSYQERMSSQQTGMLYAFSILAIFLVLAALYESWSIPVTILLALPLGVIGGVLASTWRGLPNDVYFQIGLLTVLGLTTKNAILIVQFAKLRVEGGMGLIEATLEGARLRLRPIVMTSLAFGFGVLPLAIASGAGAGAQKAIGTSVLGGMITATFLAIFFIPLFFVIVSRLFGRKKGAPHEA